Proteins encoded by one window of Cuniculiplasma divulgatum:
- a CDS encoding YncE family protein: MKIRVYKRGIILRFVVFFLIIIFISPTNLIHYQSTNPKESFPSFQSDISDEKISDYLSHVNSGLKPNTTNIGTVNCTLDLFSNKLIKGNSSQSNNGLIPTCAVYDNLDREMFVTNCCTDNILGINSTTNLPANWFNVGDAPQAIAFDYMNSDLYVANKGSSNITVINTEEKRVTSSISVGGGPDSLAYISSKNYLLVANSYGNSISVINTSTNHVMNTISSNSPSAIVYDPLNSMIYVTNYAKNTVTVYNLDLTIRTIIGVGDGPAKLALDDTGHSLFVVNERSNNMSVISTISDEISNTVKLGNTPFGISYNPENKLIYVANFCSDSVYAINTSTYLINKIIAVGLNPYGVTYNPINHEVYVMNEYTANISIINPLTESVIYSIDTGSGPQGGTYDSYNGFYYVSNAFSNFIYEINSAGNKILTKIGVGVGPSSITYDGYNKNLYVTNYDSNNISVINSSTQKDYLSINVGMGPSAAAYDPVNHELYVVNEKSNSLSVISSTNNKVVSTLNVGKSPLSVTFDKSNGYIYTGNFATNNLSVINPSDNNLIENIGVGSGPQGVLFSPYNGDLYVINYISGTLDVLSSKTNNIIKSIYVGSGPEGISYNPQNSYIYIADENQNIAIVVNSTNNAIVGSVKVGNSPFRIGYDNSNGFLYVSNLRSGTISVISTFYYSNYIPKKSVSKLTEYDIVLFTLVAFGVLAITAIAAVIIIRRKQQKQN, encoded by the coding sequence ATGAAAATTAGAGTTTATAAAAGAGGAATTATACTCAGATTTGTAGTATTTTTTCTCATCATTATTTTCATTTCTCCCACAAACTTGATCCACTATCAGTCTACAAACCCCAAGGAAAGTTTCCCATCATTTCAATCTGATATTTCGGATGAAAAGATTAGTGATTATTTGTCCCATGTAAATTCCGGACTCAAGCCAAATACAACAAACATCGGAACGGTGAACTGTACTCTAGATTTATTTAGTAATAAGTTAATTAAGGGTAATTCTTCGCAGAGTAATAATGGGTTGATACCTACCTGTGCAGTTTATGACAATCTTGACAGAGAGATGTTTGTAACAAACTGCTGCACAGATAATATTTTGGGAATTAATTCAACAACAAATTTACCGGCCAACTGGTTTAATGTAGGCGATGCACCACAGGCCATAGCCTTTGACTATATGAATTCCGATCTATATGTTGCTAACAAGGGGTCATCTAATATAACTGTAATTAATACGGAAGAGAAAAGAGTTACCTCATCCATAAGTGTTGGGGGTGGGCCTGATTCTCTTGCTTATATTTCCTCAAAAAATTATCTGCTTGTTGCCAACTCATATGGAAATTCAATATCTGTAATTAATACCTCAACGAATCATGTAATGAATACAATATCGTCAAATTCGCCATCGGCCATAGTATATGATCCTTTAAACAGTATGATTTATGTTACCAACTATGCCAAAAATACTGTGACAGTTTATAATTTAGATCTCACAATAAGAACTATTATTGGTGTTGGGGATGGTCCTGCTAAACTCGCTCTCGATGACACAGGTCACAGTCTATTTGTTGTTAATGAAAGGTCAAATAATATGAGCGTAATTAGCACCATTTCAGATGAAATATCGAACACAGTAAAACTTGGCAACACTCCATTTGGAATTTCATATAATCCTGAAAATAAGTTAATTTATGTGGCGAACTTCTGCTCAGATAGTGTATATGCGATAAACACATCAACATATCTTATTAATAAAATAATCGCAGTTGGATTAAATCCTTACGGCGTAACATACAATCCAATAAATCATGAAGTATACGTTATGAATGAGTACACGGCTAATATATCTATCATAAATCCGCTAACTGAATCCGTAATTTATTCAATAGATACTGGTTCGGGTCCACAAGGTGGCACCTATGATTCGTATAATGGCTTTTATTATGTTTCTAACGCATTTTCAAACTTTATTTATGAGATAAATTCTGCTGGAAATAAGATATTAACCAAAATTGGAGTTGGTGTTGGGCCATCATCAATTACCTATGATGGATACAACAAGAATTTATATGTGACAAATTACGACTCTAATAATATTTCAGTGATCAATTCTTCTACGCAAAAAGATTATTTATCAATAAATGTCGGAATGGGACCATCTGCTGCTGCCTATGATCCAGTGAATCATGAACTTTACGTGGTAAATGAAAAATCTAATTCCCTTTCAGTTATCAGCTCCACTAATAATAAAGTCGTCTCGACGCTAAATGTTGGTAAAAGTCCACTTTCCGTCACATTCGATAAATCTAATGGATATATTTACACAGGTAACTTTGCTACTAACAATCTTTCAGTAATAAACCCATCTGACAATAATTTAATAGAAAACATCGGTGTTGGTTCTGGACCTCAGGGTGTTTTATTTTCACCATATAACGGCGATTTATATGTTATTAATTATATCTCAGGAACCCTGGATGTTTTAAGTTCAAAAACAAATAACATTATTAAATCTATTTATGTAGGATCTGGACCGGAAGGTATAAGCTATAATCCACAAAATAGCTATATTTATATTGCTGATGAGAACCAAAATATAGCTATAGTTGTAAATTCCACGAATAATGCAATAGTCGGAAGTGTTAAGGTTGGTAATTCTCCCTTCAGAATCGGATATGACAACTCTAACGGTTTCCTTTATGTTAGCAATCTTAGATCGGGTACAATCTCGGTAATTTCTACATTCTATTATTCAAATTACATTCCAAAAAAATCGGTTTCTAAATTAACAGAATACGATATTGTATTATTTACCTTGGTCGCTTTTGGAGTATTGGCTATAACTGCAATTGCAGCAGTTATTATTATTCGGAGAAAACAACAAAAACAAAATTAA
- a CDS encoding ATP-binding protein encodes MDSDYLQIGGLKKLIADDIKIETSMEEKGNIRDSIILCEKIINNLHMLKKLDGNNPSYDALIKSWDKRKTEILNNNPKTLKKHESKQDSKKTSNGLIGQMEKEFRSRIMSLISESNVKWSEIGGLEDQKEIIKEAVFFAMAQPDLDVKVPNLRNILLFGPPGTGKTTIAKAISSNIDATFFNVPVSELISRYVGDSERIVSSLYTVAREKAPSVVFLDEIESLLRQRGDGNKNAGAVLQQFLSQLDGFSTDESFVMTVAATNVPWELDQAILSRFEKRIFIGLPDAETRKKIISIHTTGKGYRVDDSIDDIVPNTEGFSGRDLFYLCAEAIRNMLRRTNRVIMEDKDKVILGSEKVTYRINPITRQDFEVALSKIKPAVNEEMSKKYYKWKEEFANN; translated from the coding sequence TTGGATTCAGATTACCTGCAGATTGGTGGATTGAAAAAGCTTATTGCTGACGATATAAAAATTGAAACCAGTATGGAGGAAAAGGGAAATATCAGGGACAGTATCATATTATGCGAGAAGATTATCAACAACCTTCATATGTTAAAGAAACTTGATGGCAACAATCCATCCTATGATGCTCTCATAAAATCCTGGGATAAAAGAAAAACTGAGATCTTGAATAATAATCCTAAAACTTTGAAAAAACATGAAAGTAAGCAGGATAGTAAAAAGACTAGTAATGGACTCATTGGTCAGATGGAAAAGGAATTTAGAAGTAGAATCATGTCTCTCATAAGTGAGTCAAATGTAAAGTGGTCGGAAATCGGTGGATTGGAAGATCAAAAGGAAATTATCAAAGAAGCTGTTTTTTTTGCAATGGCTCAACCCGATCTTGATGTTAAGGTTCCAAACCTTAGAAATATTTTGCTGTTTGGACCTCCTGGAACTGGTAAAACGACTATTGCAAAGGCAATCAGTTCAAATATTGATGCAACATTCTTTAATGTGCCAGTGTCAGAACTCATCTCTCGATATGTTGGTGATTCAGAGAGAATAGTGTCCTCACTCTATACAGTTGCCAGGGAAAAAGCTCCTTCTGTAGTTTTTCTGGACGAAATTGAATCTCTCCTGAGACAGAGAGGTGACGGAAACAAAAATGCGGGTGCGGTTCTCCAGCAATTTTTATCTCAGCTTGATGGATTTTCTACAGATGAAAGTTTTGTAATGACTGTTGCAGCAACTAATGTTCCATGGGAACTTGATCAGGCAATTCTTTCCAGATTTGAAAAAAGGATATTCATAGGATTACCGGATGCGGAAACCAGAAAGAAAATAATTAGTATTCATACTACTGGCAAAGGATACAGGGTAGATGACTCGATAGACGATATAGTGCCCAATACCGAAGGTTTCTCCGGTCGAGATTTGTTTTATTTGTGTGCAGAGGCAATAAGGAATATGCTTAGAAGAACAAATAGGGTGATAATGGAAGATAAGGATAAGGTAATTCTTGGCTCTGAGAAGGTTACTTACAGGATTAATCCAATTACAAGGCAGGATTTTGAGGTTGCATTATCCAAGATTAAACCTGCAGTAAATGAGGAAATGAGTAAGAAATATTACAAATGGAAGGAGGAATTTGCAAATAATTGA
- a CDS encoding ATP-binding protein, whose protein sequence is MNNGQDAECLKKYREKVESIIKSDQLKNKKIENLKLLATEILNSSKNRENAKRVEFLKLADLCVNIIDKLTNEMPENVSKSNSLTKYKEVIIANDSSDYFRRLRPAIASTSFDDIAGLSDVKKIVMNQIIKARENKEIARMYGITGRNILLFGPPGTGKTSIAQAISNRVQYPMVTITPSDILDNKFGEFEKNIRSLFQGAIANKPVIIFFDEFDSLATRRTNSNSSYMKRGVPEMLRQMTDLRKESDGQIMIIAATNNPWDIDDAMLNPERFDTKIFVPPPDEASRSELFRTFLRELKVSDAIDYEELGRISEGYTGADIKYICKRAAEEVFSQVIDSNEIREINQEDLVVSIEQSSRSITGDLLSKYTKFKEKYHL, encoded by the coding sequence ATGAATAACGGTCAGGATGCAGAATGCCTGAAAAAGTATAGGGAAAAGGTAGAAAGTATAATAAAATCAGATCAGCTTAAGAATAAAAAGATAGAGAACCTAAAATTATTAGCCACTGAGATATTAAATTCTTCCAAAAATAGAGAAAATGCTAAAAGAGTCGAGTTCCTAAAACTGGCAGATCTATGTGTAAATATTATTGACAAACTTACCAATGAAATGCCTGAAAATGTTTCCAAAAGCAATTCATTAACCAAATATAAGGAAGTAATCATAGCAAATGACTCTTCAGACTATTTCAGAAGACTCCGCCCCGCCATAGCTTCAACTTCCTTTGATGATATTGCAGGTCTTTCAGATGTTAAAAAAATAGTAATGAATCAGATAATCAAGGCTAGAGAGAATAAAGAAATAGCAAGAATGTATGGCATTACTGGAAGGAATATCCTCCTTTTTGGTCCTCCCGGAACAGGAAAAACAAGTATCGCTCAGGCAATTTCAAATAGGGTGCAATACCCAATGGTGACAATTACCCCTTCAGATATTCTTGATAATAAATTTGGTGAATTCGAGAAAAATATAAGATCCCTCTTTCAGGGAGCAATAGCCAACAAACCGGTAATAATTTTCTTCGATGAATTCGATTCACTGGCTACAAGAAGAACGAATAGTAATTCGTCATACATGAAAAGAGGAGTCCCCGAAATGCTACGTCAAATGACAGATTTAAGGAAGGAATCAGATGGACAAATCATGATAATAGCTGCTACCAATAATCCGTGGGATATTGATGATGCCATGTTAAACCCTGAAAGGTTCGATACAAAAATTTTCGTCCCTCCACCAGACGAAGCTTCAAGATCAGAATTATTCAGAACATTTCTAAGGGAACTCAAGGTATCAGATGCAATAGACTATGAAGAGCTTGGAAGAATTTCAGAAGGATATACAGGCGCTGACATAAAATACATCTGCAAGAGAGCGGCAGAAGAAGTATTTTCTCAGGTTATAGATAGCAATGAAATAAGAGAGATAAACCAGGAAGATCTTGTGGTGTCTATTGAACAGAGTTCCAGATCTATCACCGGTGATCTGCTATCCAAATACACCAAATTCAAGGAAAAATATCACCTTTAA